A window of the Cicer arietinum cultivar CDC Frontier isolate Library 1 chromosome 6, Cicar.CDCFrontier_v2.0, whole genome shotgun sequence genome harbors these coding sequences:
- the LOC101504513 gene encoding probable glutathione peroxidase 8-like, with translation MTTESSNDPKSIYDFTFKDAKGNYVHLHTYKGKVLLIVNVASKCGMTNSNYVELNQLYDKYKHKGLEILAFPSNQFGEEEPGTNDQILDFVCTRFKAEFPIFDKIEVNGENSAPLYKFLKLGKWGIFGDDIQWNFAKFLVDKDGQVVDRYYPTTSPLSIERDICKLLGVE, from the exons ATGACCACCGAATCCAGCAACGATCCAAAATCCATTTACGATTTCACTTTCAAG GATGCTAAGGGAAATTATGTACATCTTCATACATACAAAGGAAAAGTCCTCCTCATTGTTAATGTTGCTTCCAAATG TGGCATGACCAACTCAAATTACGTCGAGTTGAATCAACTATATGACAAGTACAAACACAAAG GCCTGGAGATTCTAGCATTTCCAAGTAATCAATTTGGTGAGGAAGAACCTGGAACCAATGATCAAATATTGGACTTCGTCTGCACTCGCTTCAAAGCGGAATTCCCCATCTTTGATAAG ATTGAAGTGAATGGGGAGAATTCTGCGCCCTTGTATAAATTCTTAAAGTTAGGTAAATGGGGAATTTTTGGGGATGATATTCAGTGGAACTTTGCCAAGTTTTTAGTTGACAAGGATGGCCAAGTGGTGGATCGCTATTATCCCACCACCTCTCCTCTTAGCATTGAG CGAGACATCTGCAAACTACTTGGtgttgaatga
- the LOC101504185 gene encoding AT-hook motif nuclear-localized protein 5-like, translating into MDGREAMAFSGGSASYYMHRGGVGVGGSSSGVFQAPPGFRALSNTGIIAQPNDRGQGGSTVDSSSIFSLETQSHHGNFNHGISIGASSGAPLSEPVKKKRGRPRKYGPGGSVSLKLSPMSAPVNSMSQGSTTPSEKRGRGRPRGSGRKQQLAALGDWMNXXAGLAFSPHVITVGVGEDIVAKLLSLAQQRPRALCIMSGTGIVSSVTLRQPASTNAGVTYEGKLQILCLSGSYLVAEDGGPSNRTGGVSVSLSTRDGHVIGGSVAVLIAGSPVQVVVCSFVYGGGSKVKTKQETTTKDDSSEPHNDNKLASPVSVPPGQNYISSPTAMWPGSQLSDVKSPHTHTGIDLTRG; encoded by the exons ATGGATGGGAGAGAGGCTATGGCATTCTCTGGTGGTTCTGCTTCATATTACATGCATAGAGGAGGGGTTGGTGTTGGAGGGTCTAGCTCTGGAGTTTTCCAAGCACCTCCTGGGTTTAGAGCTTTGTCAAACACTGGCATTATAGCTCAACCAAATGATAGGGGTCAAGGTGGTAGTACAGTTGACTCTAGCTCCATATTTTCGTTGGAAACTCAGTCTCATCATGGTAATTTTAATCATGGCATTAGCATTGGGGCCTCTTCTGGGGCACCTTTAAGTGAGCCTGTGAAAAAGAAAAGAGGGAGGCCTCGGAAATACGGTCCTGGTGGATCGGTTTCTTTGAAACTGTCTCCAATGTCTGCACCTGTTAATTCTATGTCACAGGGTTCAACTACGCCTTCTGAGAAACGGGGTAGAGGACGGCCTCGTGGATCTGGAAGGAAGCAACAGCTAGCTGCATTAG GTGACTGGATGAAT NNNNNNGCAGGGTTGGCTTTTTCGCCTCATGTCATCACCGTTGGAGTTGGGGAG GACATTGTAGCCAAGCTATTGTCGTTAGCACAGCAGAGACCAAGGGCTCTGTGCATCATGTCGGGCACTGGGATAGTGTCTTCAGTTACTCTGCGACAGCCTGCTTCTACCAATGCTGGTGTTACTTATGAG GGTAAATTGCAAATATTATGCTTGTCTGGTTCTTATTTGGTTGCTGAAGATGGTGGACCATCCAACAGAACAGGTGGCGTAAGTGTTTCTCTTTCTACTCGTGACGGTCATGTTATCGGTGGCAGTGTTGCGGTGCTTATTGCTGGAAGCCCAGTGCAG GTGGTGGTGTGCAGCTTTGTATATGGCGGTGGATCGAAGGTAAAGACTAAGCAAGAGACCACTACCAAAGATGATAGTTCTGAGCCTCATAATGATAATAAGCTAGCTTCTCCAGTCAGTGTTCCACCTGGTCAAAACTACATCTCTTCTCCAACAGCCATGTGGCCCGGATCACAACTGTCAGACGTGAAAAGCCCGCACACACATACTGGCATTGACTTGACACGAGggtga